The proteins below come from a single Arthrobacter sp. B1I2 genomic window:
- the hemB gene encoding porphobilinogen synthase translates to MTFPNQRPRRLRTTPAMRRLTAETRLAPAELILPVFIREGLTEPNPITSMPGVVQHTTDTLKRAAAEAVELGLGGIMLFGIPETRDAEGTASLDPEGVLNKAIRDVRAEVGDDLVIMSDVCLDEFTDHGHCGVLDGDGYVDNDRTVEIYARMAVAQAEAGAHMLGPSGMMDGQIAAIRSALDEAGHANTSVIAYAAKYASAFYGPFREAVDSQLKGDRRTYQMDAGNRTEALREVELDLAEGADIIMVKPAMSYLDIVADVAAMSPVPVSAYQISGEYAMIEAAAANGWIDRRAAITESVLGIRRAGAHMVLTYWAAELAGWLKESR, encoded by the coding sequence ATGACTTTCCCCAACCAACGCCCCCGCCGCCTGCGCACCACTCCCGCCATGCGCCGGCTGACCGCCGAAACCCGCCTTGCGCCCGCGGAACTCATCCTTCCTGTTTTCATCCGGGAGGGGCTCACCGAACCCAATCCCATCACGTCCATGCCGGGCGTGGTCCAGCACACCACCGACACGCTGAAGCGGGCCGCGGCGGAGGCTGTTGAGCTCGGACTGGGCGGCATCATGCTGTTCGGCATCCCCGAAACCCGCGACGCCGAGGGCACGGCGTCCCTCGATCCGGAGGGTGTGCTGAACAAGGCCATCCGGGACGTCCGCGCGGAAGTGGGTGATGACCTGGTGATCATGAGCGATGTGTGCCTGGACGAATTCACCGACCACGGCCACTGCGGAGTGCTCGACGGCGACGGGTACGTGGACAATGACCGCACCGTGGAAATTTACGCCAGGATGGCCGTGGCGCAGGCGGAGGCCGGCGCCCACATGCTGGGCCCGTCGGGCATGATGGACGGCCAGATTGCCGCCATCCGTTCCGCCCTGGACGAGGCCGGCCACGCCAATACGTCCGTCATCGCGTACGCCGCGAAGTATGCCTCGGCGTTTTACGGGCCGTTCCGTGAAGCGGTGGATTCCCAGCTCAAGGGTGACCGGCGCACCTACCAGATGGATGCCGGCAACCGCACCGAGGCCCTGCGCGAGGTGGAACTGGACCTCGCGGAGGGTGCGGACATCATCATGGTCAAGCCGGCCATGAGCTACCTGGACATCGTGGCCGATGTTGCCGCGATGAGTCCCGTGCCGGTTTCCGCGTACCAGATCTCGGGTGAATACGCGATGATCGAGGCTGCCGCAGCCAACGGCTGGATCGACCGGCGCGCGGCCATCACCGAATCCGTCCTGGGCATCCGCCGCGCCGGCGCCCACATGGTCCTCACCTACTGGGCCGCCGAACTGGCCGGCTGGCTGAAGGAATCCCGGTGA
- a CDS encoding glutamyl-tRNA reductase, with the protein MVLFSLVATHADIDLETVAQLSNGSSGIAASALTESPAVAGAVVLATCNRYEIYGEAANPNDVEAARAALVSRISEASGLAEPLVSRSFSTRTGPEVTQHLFAVSAGLDSAVVGEREIAGQVRRALITAQHDGTASAGLVRLFQAASKTAKDVGAQTALGSRGLSIVSVALDLATDLSESPDWSTKKVVLFGTGAYAGATMALLRERGCTDISVFSSSGRAEGFVASRGGTALNAESLRPAVAAADVMIGCSGSDTRVEADELAQVRAGSPQPLIAIDLALTHDFDPAVGELDGVELLTLESVRLAAPQEQAESLAQASGIVQGAAKAFEQEREARSVDSAIVALRRHTMNVLDTEMEKVRARHGCTAAAEEVEFALRRMVKQLLHVPTVRARELAANGQQDDYVAALEALYGITVEQPSPAPAGFEAECPVDHKGRETA; encoded by the coding sequence GTGGTTCTTTTCTCATTGGTGGCTACACACGCCGACATCGATCTTGAAACCGTTGCTCAGTTGAGCAACGGTTCTTCCGGGATTGCCGCATCCGCACTCACCGAATCCCCTGCTGTGGCCGGCGCGGTGGTCCTCGCCACCTGCAACCGCTACGAGATTTACGGCGAAGCCGCCAACCCCAACGACGTCGAAGCGGCCCGGGCAGCGCTCGTATCCCGGATCAGCGAGGCCAGCGGACTGGCCGAACCCCTTGTATCGCGTTCCTTCAGCACGCGCACCGGACCCGAGGTGACCCAGCACCTGTTCGCCGTCAGCGCGGGACTGGACTCCGCCGTCGTGGGTGAACGCGAGATCGCCGGCCAGGTGCGGCGGGCGCTGATCACCGCCCAGCATGACGGCACTGCAAGCGCCGGGCTCGTCCGGCTTTTCCAGGCTGCATCCAAGACCGCCAAGGATGTGGGCGCGCAAACGGCCCTCGGTTCCCGGGGCCTTTCCATCGTCTCTGTGGCACTGGACCTGGCCACGGATCTGTCTGAAAGCCCCGACTGGTCAACCAAGAAGGTCGTGCTGTTCGGGACCGGCGCCTACGCCGGCGCCACCATGGCACTGCTGCGTGAACGCGGCTGCACGGACATCTCCGTTTTCTCCTCCTCCGGCCGCGCCGAAGGCTTTGTGGCCTCGCGGGGCGGCACAGCCCTGAATGCGGAATCGCTGCGGCCCGCAGTGGCGGCTGCCGACGTCATGATCGGCTGCAGCGGGTCGGACACCCGGGTGGAAGCCGATGAACTGGCCCAGGTCCGCGCCGGTTCACCGCAGCCCCTCATCGCCATCGACCTTGCCCTGACCCACGACTTTGACCCCGCAGTCGGCGAGCTGGACGGCGTGGAGCTGCTGACCCTGGAATCCGTGCGCCTGGCCGCACCGCAGGAACAGGCGGAATCGCTGGCCCAGGCCAGCGGCATCGTGCAGGGTGCCGCAAAGGCCTTCGAGCAGGAGCGCGAGGCCCGCTCCGTGGATTCAGCAATCGTTGCCCTGCGGCGCCACACCATGAACGTCCTGGACACGGAGATGGAAAAGGTCCGTGCCCGCCACGGCTGCACCGCCGCCGCCGAGGAAGTCGAATTCGCGCTCCGCCGCATGGTCAAGCAGTTGCTGCACGTTCCCACGGTCCGCGCCCGCGAACTCGCCGCGAACGGCCAGCAGGATGACTACGTTGCCGCGCTGGAGGCCCTGTACGGCATCACCGTTGAGCAGCCCAGCCCCGCCCCTGCCGGCTTTGAGGCCGAATGCCCGGTGGACCACAAGGGCCGCGAAACCGCCTGA
- the hemQ gene encoding hydrogen peroxide-dependent heme synthase — protein sequence MSHTSAESVTKTEESAEQFFTLWTVFKRSESVVRSANAAADFEALLERLAEAGVTHRGSYDVSAMRADADVMVWLHGPKPEALQQAIRDIRRSTLFAGTEIVWSAMGVHREAEFAKNHTPAYSRGVAPAEWLCVYPFVRSYEWYILPEAERGKMLRDHGLLGRDFPQVISNTVSSFALGDWEWILGLEAPELVDLVDLMRHLRATEARNHVREEVPFYTGRRISADEVAEVLA from the coding sequence ATGAGCCACACTTCTGCCGAATCTGTCACTAAAACCGAAGAATCAGCCGAGCAGTTCTTTACCCTCTGGACGGTATTCAAGCGGTCGGAGTCAGTGGTCCGCAGTGCGAATGCTGCTGCCGACTTCGAAGCGCTGCTGGAGCGGCTCGCCGAGGCCGGCGTGACGCACCGCGGCAGCTACGACGTCTCGGCCATGCGGGCCGACGCCGACGTCATGGTGTGGCTCCATGGCCCCAAGCCGGAGGCGCTGCAGCAGGCCATCCGCGACATCCGCCGCAGCACCCTGTTCGCCGGCACCGAGATCGTGTGGTCCGCCATGGGCGTCCACCGAGAGGCAGAGTTCGCCAAGAACCACACGCCCGCCTACTCGCGCGGCGTCGCGCCGGCCGAGTGGCTGTGCGTCTACCCGTTCGTGCGCTCTTACGAGTGGTACATCCTGCCGGAAGCCGAGCGCGGCAAGATGCTCCGCGACCACGGGTTGCTTGGCCGGGATTTCCCCCAGGTCATCTCCAACACCGTGTCATCGTTCGCGCTGGGCGACTGGGAATGGATCCTCGGCCTGGAGGCCCCCGAACTCGTTGACCTTGTGGACCTGATGCGCCACCTGCGCGCAACGGAGGCGCGCAACCATGTCCGTGAGGAGGTCCCGTTCTACACCGGACGCCGGATCTCCGCCGATGAAGTAGCAGAGGTGCTCGCATGA
- the hemC gene encoding hydroxymethylbilane synthase, whose amino-acid sequence MTVRIGTRASKLALTQTQQTADQLAAVGGFPVELVHIRTDGDVLTGSLSQMGGTGVFVAALRDALLRSECDVAVHSLKDLPTGAAVGLSLAATPRRVDVRDVLCARDGLKLADLPAGARVGTGSPRRAAQLRAARTDLDIIDIRGNVDTRLGRVPGLPGNSTDQVVPGKSCDLDAVVLAAAGLERIGRLDAVSEYLETDVMLPAAGQGSLAIECRTADAPPKPGSAEGSREVLAQALAALDDPDTRLAVTAERALLARLEAGCAAPVGAYAYRKGSMLHLEAVVCAVDGTATVRDKRATDGLTEVGATLLGIELAEALLAAGAADIADLQAS is encoded by the coding sequence GTGACTGTCCGGATTGGAACCCGCGCCAGCAAGCTCGCGCTCACCCAGACCCAGCAGACCGCGGACCAGCTGGCCGCCGTCGGGGGTTTCCCGGTGGAGCTGGTGCACATCCGCACGGATGGCGACGTCCTCACCGGGTCGCTCTCCCAGATGGGCGGCACGGGCGTCTTTGTCGCAGCCCTGCGCGACGCGCTGCTGCGCAGTGAGTGCGACGTAGCCGTCCATTCACTCAAGGACCTGCCCACCGGTGCAGCGGTAGGCCTGAGCCTTGCCGCCACGCCGCGTCGGGTGGATGTCCGTGACGTCCTGTGCGCCCGCGATGGGCTGAAGCTGGCCGACCTGCCTGCCGGAGCCCGCGTCGGCACCGGCTCGCCGCGGCGGGCGGCCCAGTTGCGGGCGGCCCGCACCGACCTGGACATCATCGATATCCGCGGCAACGTGGACACCCGCCTCGGCCGCGTCCCCGGTTTGCCCGGCAACTCAACGGACCAGGTGGTGCCCGGAAAGTCCTGTGACCTGGACGCAGTGGTGCTCGCTGCCGCCGGCCTTGAGCGCATCGGCAGGCTGGATGCCGTCAGCGAATACCTCGAAACGGACGTAATGCTGCCCGCGGCCGGCCAGGGATCACTGGCCATCGAGTGCCGTACGGCCGACGCGCCGCCGAAACCCGGATCGGCCGAAGGTTCCCGGGAGGTCCTGGCCCAGGCCCTCGCCGCCCTGGACGACCCGGACACGCGCCTCGCCGTCACAGCAGAGCGCGCCCTGTTGGCGCGGCTCGAAGCAGGTTGTGCAGCCCCCGTGGGCGCCTACGCGTACCGGAAAGGCAGCATGCTGCACCTCGAAGCCGTGGTGTGCGCCGTCGATGGCACCGCCACGGTCCGGGACAAGCGCGCCACGGACGGGCTGACGGAAGTCGGAGCCACCCTGTTGGGCATCGAACTGGCAGAAGCCCTCCTTGCTGCCGGAGCCGCGGACATCGCAGACCTGCAGGCGTCCTGA
- a CDS encoding uroporphyrinogen-III synthase has protein sequence MTQPSRESGPHTPPGSQPPGDRPLAGTRVLVTRRPERSGALVEALEEAGATPVLLPLIDFERAPDQHAVDVACDALAAGAFDWLVVSSATTVHVLMEKAAERGLGLGQLVPSGTRIAAIGPATRSLLEAGGLDVALMPSGEQSAAGLLTVWPGGGRILLPQADIAAGTLAQGLAAAGGVVTAVTAYRTVDYPAAAERRLAVQAEDGGAGPQPASYSLLTPETAAADIAGGRIAAVIAASPSAVRRISALGPLGACRLVAIGRSTADQAAALGLDVAAVAAEPTPDGLVAAVVKSLSPP, from the coding sequence ATGACGCAGCCCTCCCGCGAGTCCGGACCGCACACGCCACCCGGCAGCCAGCCGCCCGGTGACCGGCCGCTCGCCGGAACCCGGGTCCTGGTGACGCGCAGGCCGGAACGTTCCGGCGCCCTGGTGGAGGCGCTGGAAGAAGCGGGAGCCACGCCTGTGCTGCTGCCGCTTATCGACTTCGAGCGGGCCCCGGACCAGCATGCGGTCGACGTCGCCTGCGATGCCCTGGCAGCGGGTGCCTTCGACTGGCTGGTGGTCAGCAGTGCCACGACCGTGCACGTCCTGATGGAGAAGGCCGCCGAGCGTGGCCTTGGCCTGGGCCAGTTGGTCCCCTCCGGTACACGGATCGCGGCCATCGGTCCCGCCACCCGCAGCCTGCTGGAAGCGGGCGGCCTGGACGTCGCCCTGATGCCGTCCGGCGAGCAGTCGGCGGCCGGCCTGCTCACGGTATGGCCCGGAGGCGGGAGGATCCTGCTGCCGCAGGCAGACATCGCTGCCGGCACGCTGGCGCAGGGCCTTGCGGCCGCAGGCGGCGTCGTTACCGCCGTTACTGCCTACCGCACCGTTGACTACCCGGCGGCAGCGGAGCGCAGGCTCGCCGTGCAGGCGGAGGACGGCGGCGCCGGGCCGCAACCGGCGTCGTACTCCCTCCTGACGCCGGAAACCGCCGCCGCGGACATCGCCGGAGGGCGCATAGCGGCCGTGATCGCCGCCTCGCCGAGTGCCGTGCGCCGGATCTCCGCACTCGGTCCGCTGGGCGCCTGCAGGCTCGTGGCGATCGGCCGTTCGACGGCGGACCAGGCTGCTGCCCTGGGCCTGGACGTGGCCGCGGTGGCGGCTGAGCCCACACCCGACGGGCTGGTGGCAGCCGTCGTGAAGTCCCTCAGCCCGCCCTGA
- a CDS encoding TetR/AcrR family transcriptional regulator: MVPEARADRPPAAEPQTPSRPAGHRSARLPRDERRAQLLAAAQEVFVANGYHGAAMDEIAETAHVSKPVLYQHFPSKRDLYLALLESHLASLTELMLGALNSTTDNDERVQAVMRAYFHFIANDDQAHRLVFESDLINDPDVSSRLETFNRTFADAIARVIAEDTKLPHLEAELLGRGLAGMAQVSARYWLETDGNLDLNVASDLIYRLAWRGISRFPKES; this comes from the coding sequence GTGGTCCCTGAAGCACGGGCTGACCGCCCGCCCGCGGCCGAACCGCAAACTCCCTCCCGCCCCGCAGGCCATCGGTCCGCCCGGCTGCCCCGGGATGAGCGCCGCGCACAGCTCCTTGCTGCCGCCCAGGAGGTGTTCGTGGCCAACGGCTACCACGGCGCCGCAATGGATGAAATTGCAGAGACCGCCCATGTCAGCAAGCCGGTGCTGTACCAGCACTTCCCTTCCAAACGCGACCTGTACCTGGCGCTGCTGGAAAGCCATTTGGCCTCCCTGACGGAGCTGATGCTGGGCGCCCTGAACTCCACAACGGACAATGATGAACGTGTCCAGGCCGTCATGCGCGCCTACTTCCACTTCATTGCCAATGACGACCAGGCCCACCGCCTGGTGTTTGAGTCCGACCTGATCAACGACCCCGATGTCAGCTCCAGGCTGGAAACCTTCAACCGGACCTTCGCCGACGCCATCGCCAGGGTCATTGCCGAGGACACCAAGCTCCCCCACCTCGAAGCCGAACTCCTGGGCCGCGGACTGGCCGGGATGGCGCAGGTCAGCGCCCGGTACTGGCTGGAAACGGACGGCAACCTGGACCTCAATGTGGCCAGCGACCTCATCTACCGTTTAGCTTGGCGCGGAATCTCTCGCTTCCCCAAAGAGTCCTAG
- a CDS encoding LLM class flavin-dependent oxidoreductase, with the protein MTDGQVAGPTAPVGEDRILLGLNTFGDVGENPDGSPQPHAQALRQLLEQAELADAVGLHAFGVGEHHRKDYAVSAPEVFLAAAAARTTRIRLGSAVTVLSSDDPIRVFQRFSTVDAISNGRAEVMLGRGSFVESFPLFGLDLADYEVLFEEKLELFDKVRAQKPVHWEGRTRPALHGLGVYPPLERHLLPTWIGVGGTPESVLRCAQYGYPIIFAIIGGQPRGFRPLADLYREAMAKYGHPMQQMATHSPGHVAETDEQAREELYPHWLKLRNKLGAERGWGPAGRGEFDALCSDEGALYVGSPETVARKIVRLKRNLGVDRFDLKYSNGPLPHAAMMRSIELMGTAVAPRVAELLAG; encoded by the coding sequence GTGACCGACGGGCAGGTCGCTGGGCCCACCGCGCCGGTGGGGGAGGACCGCATCCTCCTCGGCCTGAACACCTTCGGGGACGTCGGCGAGAATCCGGACGGCAGCCCGCAGCCGCATGCCCAGGCCCTGCGCCAGCTGCTGGAGCAGGCGGAACTTGCGGACGCTGTCGGGCTCCATGCCTTTGGGGTGGGGGAGCACCACCGCAAGGACTACGCGGTGTCTGCGCCGGAAGTCTTCCTTGCCGCCGCTGCCGCCCGTACCACCCGCATCCGGCTGGGTTCCGCCGTGACGGTCCTGAGCTCGGATGACCCCATCCGGGTCTTCCAGCGCTTTTCCACCGTGGACGCCATCTCCAACGGCCGGGCCGAAGTCATGCTGGGACGGGGATCGTTCGTGGAGTCCTTCCCCCTGTTCGGGCTGGACCTTGCGGATTATGAGGTCCTGTTCGAGGAGAAACTCGAGCTGTTCGACAAGGTCCGGGCACAAAAGCCGGTGCACTGGGAGGGCCGCACCAGGCCGGCGCTGCATGGCCTGGGCGTGTATCCGCCCCTGGAACGCCACCTGCTGCCCACGTGGATCGGGGTGGGTGGAACGCCCGAATCGGTGCTTCGCTGCGCCCAGTACGGCTATCCCATCATCTTCGCCATCATCGGGGGCCAGCCCCGCGGCTTCCGGCCCCTGGCCGACCTTTACCGGGAAGCGATGGCCAAGTACGGGCACCCGATGCAGCAGATGGCCACACACTCGCCCGGCCATGTGGCCGAAACCGATGAGCAGGCCCGGGAAGAGCTGTACCCGCACTGGTTGAAGCTGCGCAACAAGCTGGGCGCCGAGCGGGGGTGGGGACCGGCCGGGCGCGGCGAGTTCGATGCCCTGTGTTCCGACGAAGGTGCCCTGTACGTCGGTTCACCGGAAACGGTGGCCCGCAAGATCGTGCGGCTGAAGCGGAACCTGGGCGTAGACCGCTTCGACCTGAAATACAGCAACGGGCCGCTGCCGCACGCGGCCATGATGCGCTCGATCGAACTGATGGGCACGGCGGTGGCGCCCCGGGTGGCAGAGTTGCTCGCCGGCTGA
- the moeB gene encoding molybdopterin-synthase adenylyltransferase MoeB — MASSFTANVSPLSLDPLVEPAADLTPAEVERYSRHLIIPEIGALGQRRLKNAKVLVIGAGGLGAPALLYLAAAGVGTIGIIDDDVVDLSNLQRQVIHGVSDVGRPKIESARDTIAGLNPLVDVRLHNVRLDSSNALELFSGYDLILDGADNFATRYLVNDAAAILGKPYVWGSIFRFDGQVSVFWEKHGPTYRDLYPEAPPAGSVPSCGEGGVFGMVCAAVGSLMVTEAVKLITGVGRSLLGRVALYDALGGSWREIRVSKDPAAEPITELTDYEAFCGIAPASQADTEHTVTATQLATMLASRQAGLKDFELVDVREAGEYDIVRIEGARLIPQGRILAGEAWDELPQDRDIVFHCKAGTRSASVLAAARQAGYQRVSHLDGGILAWVRDVEPEKPVY; from the coding sequence ATGGCTTCGTCTTTCACCGCAAATGTTTCACCCCTTTCCCTGGATCCGCTGGTGGAACCGGCCGCCGACCTCACCCCCGCCGAGGTGGAACGGTACTCCCGGCACCTGATCATTCCCGAGATAGGTGCCCTGGGCCAGCGGCGGCTCAAGAACGCCAAGGTGCTGGTGATCGGCGCCGGCGGCCTCGGTGCTCCCGCCCTGCTGTACCTTGCCGCGGCGGGTGTTGGCACCATCGGAATCATCGACGACGACGTGGTGGACCTGAGCAACCTGCAGCGCCAGGTGATCCACGGCGTCAGTGACGTGGGACGGCCCAAAATCGAATCGGCCCGGGACACCATCGCCGGGCTGAATCCATTGGTGGATGTCCGGCTGCATAACGTCCGCCTGGACTCCTCCAACGCCCTGGAGCTGTTCAGCGGGTACGACCTCATCCTTGACGGCGCCGACAACTTCGCCACCAGGTACCTGGTGAACGACGCCGCCGCCATCCTGGGCAAGCCCTACGTGTGGGGTTCCATCTTCCGTTTTGACGGCCAGGTCAGCGTGTTCTGGGAGAAGCACGGCCCCACCTACCGGGACCTGTATCCGGAGGCCCCGCCCGCCGGTTCCGTTCCCTCCTGTGGTGAGGGCGGCGTGTTCGGTATGGTCTGCGCTGCCGTGGGATCGCTGATGGTGACCGAGGCAGTGAAGCTGATTACCGGCGTCGGACGTTCCCTGCTGGGCCGCGTGGCACTGTATGACGCCCTGGGCGGCAGCTGGCGCGAGATCCGGGTGTCAAAGGACCCCGCGGCGGAACCCATCACCGAACTCACCGACTACGAGGCTTTCTGCGGCATCGCCCCGGCCTCTCAGGCCGATACCGAGCACACCGTCACCGCCACCCAGCTGGCCACCATGCTGGCGTCGCGCCAAGCCGGGCTCAAGGACTTTGAGCTGGTGGATGTCCGCGAGGCCGGGGAATACGACATTGTCCGGATCGAGGGGGCCAGGCTGATCCCGCAGGGGCGGATCCTTGCCGGGGAGGCATGGGACGAACTTCCGCAGGACCGGGACATTGTGTTCCACTGCAAGGCCGGGACCCGGTCCGCCAGCGTGCTGGCGGCGGCACGGCAGGCCGGTTACCAGCGGGTCAGCCACCTCGACGGCGGGATCCTGGCCTGGGTGCGCGACGTGGAACCGGAGAAACCCGTCTACTGA
- a CDS encoding DUF3107 domain-containing protein: MEIKIGVQNVAREIVLESTDDAEAVAKVVGEAINAGSELRLKDDKGRLLIVPGNALAYVEIGAEEVRRVGFGQF, encoded by the coding sequence TTGGAAATTAAGATCGGCGTGCAGAACGTTGCCCGCGAAATCGTGCTGGAATCAACCGACGATGCGGAGGCCGTGGCCAAGGTTGTTGGCGAAGCCATCAACGCAGGCAGCGAACTGCGGTTGAAGGATGACAAGGGACGCTTGCTCATTGTTCCGGGCAACGCGCTGGCCTACGTGGAAATCGGTGCCGAAGAGGTTCGGCGCGTAGGCTTCGGCCAGTTCTAA
- a CDS encoding ferrochelatase, which produces MNPMDPTLVTSVNPVTEAGRMAPKNYDAVLLASFGGPEGQEDVIPFLRNVTRGRGIPDERLEEVSHHYRANGGISPINQQNRELKAALEAELAARGIDLPVLWGNRNWAPYIPETLQEAYDAGHRRVLMLTTSAYSCYSSCRQYREDIGMALTETGLDGRLEVDKVRQYFDHPGFVEPFVEGTAAGLADVRAKLAEAGSPDAPVHILFATHSIPTRDAEAAGRSEGEPREFEEGSAYVAQHLANAAAVIDRVKAESGLTAPWTLVYQSRSGAPHVPWLEPDINDAIEELAGQGVKGIVIVPLGFVSDHMEVVWDLDTEALETCANLGLAATRVPTPGTHRSFVSGLVDLICERTVANNIGNRPALSDLGPWYDVCRPGCCANFRAEKPTISGADTTVGTGHDPYPSSTAGETAQL; this is translated from the coding sequence ATGAACCCGATGGACCCGACACTTGTCACTTCCGTCAACCCGGTCACCGAGGCCGGACGCATGGCTCCCAAGAATTACGACGCCGTCCTGCTCGCCTCCTTCGGCGGCCCCGAGGGCCAGGAGGACGTCATCCCGTTCCTCCGCAACGTCACCCGGGGCCGGGGAATCCCGGACGAGCGGCTTGAGGAGGTCTCGCACCATTACCGCGCCAACGGCGGCATCAGCCCCATCAACCAGCAGAACCGCGAGCTTAAGGCCGCGCTGGAAGCTGAACTGGCTGCCCGCGGGATTGACCTGCCCGTGCTGTGGGGCAACCGCAACTGGGCGCCCTACATCCCCGAAACCCTGCAGGAAGCGTACGACGCCGGCCACCGCCGGGTGCTGATGCTCACCACGAGTGCCTACTCCTGCTACTCCAGCTGCCGCCAGTACCGCGAGGACATCGGCATGGCTCTGACGGAGACCGGCCTGGACGGCCGGCTGGAAGTGGACAAGGTCCGCCAGTACTTCGACCACCCCGGTTTCGTGGAACCGTTCGTGGAAGGAACCGCTGCCGGCCTGGCCGACGTCCGTGCCAAGCTTGCCGAAGCCGGCAGCCCGGACGCCCCCGTCCACATCCTGTTCGCCACGCACTCCATCCCCACGCGGGACGCTGAGGCTGCGGGCCGGTCCGAGGGGGAGCCGCGCGAGTTCGAGGAAGGCTCGGCCTACGTGGCCCAGCACCTCGCCAACGCAGCAGCGGTCATCGACCGGGTTAAGGCAGAATCCGGCCTGACCGCGCCGTGGACCCTGGTGTACCAGTCCCGTTCCGGCGCCCCCCATGTGCCGTGGCTGGAGCCGGACATCAATGACGCCATCGAAGAGCTCGCCGGCCAGGGTGTCAAGGGCATCGTCATCGTTCCCCTTGGCTTTGTCAGCGACCACATGGAAGTTGTCTGGGACCTGGACACCGAGGCCCTGGAGACCTGCGCCAACCTTGGCCTGGCGGCAACGCGTGTTCCCACTCCAGGCACGCACCGCTCGTTCGTCAGCGGCCTGGTGGACCTCATCTGTGAGCGCACGGTGGCCAACAACATCGGCAACCGTCCCGCCCTCTCGGATCTTGGTCCCTGGTATGACGTCTGCCGCCCAGGATGCTGCGCCAACTTCCGCGCCGAAAAGCCCACGATTTCAGGGGCCGACACCACCGTTGGCACCGGCCATGACCCGTATCCCTCCAGCACTGCCGGGGAAACGGCGCAGCTGTGA
- the hemE gene encoding uroporphyrinogen decarboxylase, producing MTPSPAVSAAGALAADHPLMDGRTADSPLITAYRGGKPSRRPVWFMRQAGRSLPEYLKVREGIAMLDSCLQPELASEITLQPVRRHDVDAGIFFSDIVIPLKLAGVGVDIVPGVGPVLDKPVRTAADVAALPQLTWEALEPIREAVRLTVAELGKTPLIGFAGAPFTLAAYMVEGKPSRDHLGPRTMMHADPETWTALANWAADASGMFLQAQLEAGASAAQLFDSWAGSLGLADYTKYVAPASARALDHVRHLGAPLIHFGTGTSELLVAMRDVGVDVVGVDYRLPLDEANRRLGGTVPLQGNIDPALLAAPWEILEAHVREVIAAGSAAPGHVLNLGHGVPPETDPDVLTRVVELIHSISPE from the coding sequence ATGACTCCTAGCCCTGCCGTCTCCGCTGCCGGCGCCCTCGCCGCAGACCATCCACTGATGGACGGCCGCACAGCGGACTCACCGCTGATCACGGCCTACCGCGGGGGCAAACCGTCCCGCCGTCCTGTCTGGTTCATGCGGCAGGCAGGCCGGTCGCTGCCGGAATACCTTAAGGTACGCGAGGGCATCGCCATGCTGGACTCCTGCCTTCAGCCGGAGCTGGCCTCCGAGATCACGCTCCAGCCCGTCCGGCGCCATGACGTGGACGCGGGCATCTTCTTTTCAGACATTGTGATCCCGCTGAAGCTCGCGGGGGTCGGCGTGGACATCGTGCCCGGGGTGGGCCCCGTCCTTGATAAGCCCGTGCGCACCGCGGCCGACGTTGCCGCCCTGCCCCAGCTCACCTGGGAAGCCCTGGAACCCATCCGCGAGGCCGTCCGCCTGACTGTGGCCGAACTGGGCAAGACACCCCTGATCGGCTTCGCCGGCGCGCCGTTCACCCTGGCCGCCTACATGGTGGAAGGGAAACCGTCGCGCGACCACCTCGGCCCCCGGACCATGATGCACGCGGACCCGGAGACCTGGACCGCGCTGGCCAACTGGGCTGCCGACGCTTCCGGCATGTTCCTCCAGGCCCAGCTCGAGGCAGGCGCCTCCGCCGCCCAGCTCTTCGACTCCTGGGCCGGCTCGCTGGGACTGGCCGACTACACCAAATACGTTGCGCCGGCGTCGGCCCGTGCGTTGGACCATGTCCGCCACCTGGGTGCGCCGCTGATCCACTTCGGCACCGGCACGTCCGAACTTCTCGTTGCCATGCGCGATGTGGGCGTGGACGTGGTGGGGGTTGACTACCGGCTGCCGCTCGATGAGGCGAACCGCCGGCTGGGCGGCACCGTTCCGCTGCAGGGAAATATCGACCCCGCACTGCTGGCAGCCCCCTGGGAAATCCTCGAGGCCCACGTCCGGGAAGTCATCGCCGCCGGCTCCGCCGCCCCCGGCCACGTCCTGAACCTTGGGCACGGCGTGCCGCCCGAAACGGACCCTGACGTCCTGACCCGGGTGGTGGAGCTCATCCACTCCATCTCGCCGGAATAA